In uncultured Campylobacter sp., a genomic segment contains:
- a CDS encoding sodium-dependent tyrosine transporter: MFVKLNERTYLNKDRITRIKVDSVQDGIRIRFYEGQFQVAKSGRFESEEKAMEWLQKNFIGK; the protein is encoded by the coding sequence ATGTTTGTAAAGCTAAACGAACGAACCTATCTAAACAAAGACAGGATCACGCGCATCAAGGTAGATAGCGTCCAAGACGGTATCAGAATTCGCTTCTACGAGGGGCAGTTTCAAGTCGCCAAAAGCGGCAGATTTGAAAGCGAAGAAAAAGCGATGGAGTGGTTGCAGAAAAATTTTATCGGCAAATAG
- the napH gene encoding quinol dehydrogenase ferredoxin subunit NapH: MKYTILRRLSQISILVLFILGNNFAFKAASENGILSGILKGNLSSSKLFGTINLSDPFATAQMLLASFSLGATAVIGAVIVGAFYALIAPRVYCSWVCPINLLTDFAAWLRKRLGITTKIVSVNRKARYVLAALALICSGAFGFAAFESVSFISLFARAVISLSASAFAIALLIVVFEIFAGDRTICSRLCPLGGFWAALSYFSIIRIRHEVDKCTMCGKCKMVCPEVQVLKMVGRENGRVNSECISCGRCIDICDDDALNFSILGVKK, translated from the coding sequence ATGAAATACACTATTTTAAGGCGTTTGAGCCAAATTTCTATTCTAGTCCTTTTTATTTTAGGAAATAATTTTGCCTTCAAAGCCGCGAGCGAAAACGGAATTTTATCCGGAATTCTAAAAGGCAATCTAAGCTCGTCGAAACTTTTCGGCACGATTAATCTAAGCGATCCGTTTGCGACGGCGCAGATGCTGCTAGCTAGCTTTTCTTTGGGCGCTACGGCGGTTATCGGAGCGGTTATCGTAGGCGCATTTTATGCGCTTATAGCACCGCGAGTATATTGCTCATGGGTTTGCCCGATAAATTTGCTGACCGATTTTGCCGCGTGGCTTCGTAAAAGACTCGGCATAACGACTAAGATCGTTAGCGTAAACCGCAAGGCTCGCTACGTCCTAGCGGCGCTAGCGCTCATTTGCAGCGGAGCTTTCGGCTTTGCGGCGTTTGAGAGCGTAAGCTTTATCTCGCTTTTCGCGCGCGCCGTCATATCGCTGAGTGCTAGTGCGTTTGCAATCGCGCTACTAATCGTAGTTTTTGAAATTTTCGCAGGCGATCGCACGATCTGCTCGCGGCTATGCCCGCTCGGCGGATTTTGGGCGGCGCTTAGCTATTTTAGCATCATTCGCATTCGCCACGAGGTTGATAAATGCACGATGTGCGGCAAATGCAAAATGGTCTGTCCCGAAGTTCAGGTGCTTAAGATGGTCGGGCGCGAAAACGGGCGCGTTAACAGCGAGTGTATCAGCTGCGGGCGCTGCATCGACATATGCGACGACGATGCGTTAAATTTTAGTATATTAGGAGTGAAAAAATGA
- a CDS encoding nitrate reductase cytochrome c-type subunit, protein MKKMVLGLALACCAALFAADKTASIDADSLGFIKSVDESAQNKNSLPDFKYSEDAPGAASKIERSFENAPPLIPHSLEGLVPITKDNNMCVTCHMPDVAKDVGSTPIPKSHLVDFRTGADLNGTLAEQRFNCTQCHVPQAQTNPLVKNNFKADFSRFSDANSTSNLIDTLNQGAEVE, encoded by the coding sequence ATGAAAAAAATGGTTTTAGGCTTGGCTCTTGCATGCTGTGCGGCGCTCTTTGCCGCGGACAAGACGGCTTCTATAGATGCCGACAGCTTGGGCTTTATAAAAAGCGTGGACGAATCGGCACAAAATAAAAATTCTCTGCCCGATTTCAAATATAGCGAGGACGCTCCGGGCGCCGCTTCGAAAATCGAGCGCAGCTTCGAAAACGCTCCGCCGCTCATACCGCACAGCCTAGAGGGGCTCGTGCCGATCACAAAGGATAACAATATGTGCGTAACCTGCCATATGCCCGATGTCGCTAAGGATGTAGGTTCTACGCCGATTCCAAAAAGCCACTTGGTGGACTTTCGCACAGGCGCAGATCTAAACGGCACGCTAGCCGAGCAGAGATTCAACTGCACTCAATGCCACGTACCGCAAGCCCAAACCAATCCGCTAGTGAAAAATAATTTCAAAGCCGATTTTAGCAGGTTTAGCGACGCAAATTCCACTTCTAATCTCATAGATACGCTAAATCAAGGCGCCGAGGTTGAGTAG
- the napA gene encoding nitrate reductase catalytic subunit NapA: MDRRDFIKSSAAAAACSVAGISLPSSLSAAEEAEKGWRWDKAACRFCGTGCGIMVATKDGKIVAVKGDPLAPVNRGLNCIKGYFNAKIMYGADRITKPLLRVNSKGEFDKKGKFIEISWQRAFDEMEKHFRRAYNEGGPEGFAVLGSGQYTIPEGYAAAKLVKAGFRSNNLDPNARQCMASAVVGFMQTFGIDEPAGVFDDIELTDTIIAWGANMAEMHPILWSRVSDHKLRNPDRVKVINLSTYSSRTSNIADIEIIFRPNTDLAIWNYIAREIVYNHPDMIDEKFIKEHCVFATGPVDIGYGLREDINHKKYRKTELDTAAKQKSKILSKSEGVTLAYLGMKEGDVLENKHSDKSDAHWLISFEEFKKALEPYTLDFVAPLAKGNEDEDLEAFKTKLKQLADYYIEKNRKVVSFWTMGFNQHSRGTWVNEQSYMVHFLLGKQAKPGCGAFSLTGQPSACGTAREVGTFSHRLPADMVVANPAHRKVSEKIWKLPEGTINPKPGAHYVQALRNLEDGKIKWIWVQVNNPWQQIANANHWIAAAREMDNFIVVSEPYPGLSAKVADLILPTAMIYEKWGAYGNAERRTQWWRQQVLPVGDAMSDTWQMLEFSKRFKLKDFWGEIKVNDKLTLPNVLDKISEFGYTPETTLFEVLFANKDAQAFAAKDPIMASFDNSEVNGDSRGVIGSDGKEFKGYGFFIQKYLWEEYRKFGTGHGHDLADFDTYHRVRGLRWPVVDGKETLWRFNAQYDPYAKKAAPDSDFAFYGNAKAALPSGDLKSATSGEEKTSLANKAKIFFRPYMDPVEVPSEEYPFWLCTGRVLEHWHTGTMTMRVPELYRAVPEARCYMNEADGAKIGVQQNEIVWIESRRGKVKARVDFHGRNIPPKGLIFVPFFDEKVYINRVTLDHTCPLSKETDYKKCAVKIYKA; this comes from the coding sequence ATGGATAGACGAGACTTTATAAAAAGCTCTGCAGCAGCGGCTGCCTGTAGCGTTGCGGGCATCAGCTTGCCTAGCAGTCTTAGTGCTGCGGAAGAAGCCGAAAAAGGCTGGCGCTGGGACAAGGCGGCCTGTCGCTTCTGCGGCACCGGCTGCGGCATTATGGTAGCCACTAAAGACGGTAAGATCGTAGCGGTCAAAGGCGATCCGTTGGCGCCCGTAAATCGCGGTCTAAACTGCATCAAAGGCTATTTCAACGCCAAGATCATGTACGGCGCCGATCGCATTACCAAGCCTCTTTTACGCGTAAATTCCAAAGGCGAATTCGACAAAAAGGGAAAATTTATCGAGATCAGCTGGCAACGAGCGTTCGACGAAATGGAGAAGCATTTTAGGCGAGCTTATAACGAAGGCGGTCCCGAGGGCTTTGCCGTACTTGGTAGCGGTCAATACACGATCCCGGAAGGTTACGCCGCAGCAAAGCTAGTAAAGGCGGGCTTTCGCTCCAATAATCTCGATCCTAATGCTCGCCAGTGCATGGCCAGCGCCGTCGTAGGCTTTATGCAAACCTTCGGTATTGACGAGCCTGCGGGTGTTTTCGACGATATCGAGCTAACCGATACCATCATCGCTTGGGGCGCGAATATGGCTGAGATGCACCCGATTCTTTGGTCTCGCGTCTCCGACCACAAGCTTCGCAACCCGGACCGCGTAAAAGTTATAAATCTCTCGACCTACTCTAGCCGTACTTCAAACATCGCCGATATCGAAATTATATTCCGTCCAAATACCGATCTTGCGATATGGAACTACATAGCAAGGGAGATCGTCTACAACCACCCGGATATGATAGACGAGAAATTTATTAAAGAGCACTGTGTATTCGCTACCGGCCCTGTGGATATCGGTTACGGCTTGCGAGAAGATATAAATCATAAAAAATACCGCAAGACCGAGCTTGACACCGCGGCTAAGCAAAAATCCAAAATTTTAAGCAAATCCGAGGGCGTTACGTTAGCATATCTGGGTATGAAAGAGGGCGACGTACTCGAAAACAAACACTCTGACAAATCAGATGCTCACTGGCTCATAAGCTTCGAAGAATTTAAAAAAGCGCTAGAGCCTTACACGCTAGATTTCGTAGCGCCTTTGGCCAAGGGCAACGAGGATGAGGATTTAGAAGCATTCAAAACCAAACTTAAGCAGCTGGCAGATTATTACATCGAAAAAAATCGCAAAGTAGTAAGCTTTTGGACGATGGGCTTTAATCAGCACTCAAGGGGAACCTGGGTTAATGAGCAAAGCTACATGGTGCATTTCCTTCTTGGCAAGCAAGCCAAGCCCGGCTGCGGAGCGTTTTCGCTTACCGGTCAGCCTAGCGCTTGCGGCACAGCTAGAGAGGTGGGCACGTTTTCTCACCGTCTACCTGCTGATATGGTCGTGGCAAATCCGGCTCACAGAAAGGTTTCCGAAAAAATTTGGAAGCTTCCCGAGGGCACGATAAACCCAAAACCGGGTGCGCACTACGTGCAGGCTCTACGCAATCTCGAAGACGGCAAGATAAAATGGATATGGGTACAGGTCAACAACCCGTGGCAGCAGATCGCCAACGCAAACCATTGGATCGCAGCGGCACGTGAGATGGATAACTTCATCGTAGTAAGCGAGCCATATCCGGGACTAAGCGCGAAGGTAGCCGATCTGATCCTGCCTACGGCGATGATCTACGAAAAATGGGGCGCATACGGCAATGCCGAGCGCAGAACTCAGTGGTGGAGACAGCAGGTACTTCCTGTGGGCGACGCGATGAGCGATACGTGGCAGATGCTAGAGTTTTCCAAGCGCTTCAAACTCAAGGATTTCTGGGGCGAGATTAAAGTGAATGATAAGCTTACGCTTCCAAACGTATTGGATAAAATTTCAGAATTCGGCTATACGCCAGAGACTACACTATTTGAAGTGCTTTTTGCAAACAAAGACGCTCAAGCTTTCGCGGCAAAAGATCCGATTATGGCAAGCTTCGACAACTCCGAAGTAAACGGCGACTCTCGCGGCGTCATCGGCAGCGACGGCAAAGAATTTAAAGGATATGGCTTTTTCATCCAAAAATATCTATGGGAAGAATACCGAAAATTCGGCACCGGTCACGGACACGACCTAGCCGATTTCGATACATATCACCGAGTGCGCGGTCTTAGATGGCCGGTCGTAGACGGTAAAGAAACACTTTGGCGCTTTAACGCCCAATACGATCCTTATGCTAAAAAAGCGGCTCCGGATAGTGACTTCGCCTTCTATGGCAACGCCAAAGCGGCGCTTCCTAGCGGCGATCTGAAATCTGCTACTTCAGGCGAAGAAAAAACAAGCCTTGCCAATAAAGCTAAAATTTTCTTCCGTCCATATATGGATCCTGTAGAAGTGCCAAGCGAGGAGTATCCTTTCTGGCTATGTACGGGTCGCGTGCTAGAGCACTGGCATACGGGCACTATGACTATGCGCGTGCCAGAGCTTTATCGCGCGGTGCCTGAAGCAAGATGCTATATGAACGAAGCCGACGGCGCCAAAATCGGCGTGCAACAAAACGAGATCGTCTGGATCGAGTCGCGCCGCGGCAAGGTAAAAGCGCGCGTGGACTTCCACGGACGTAACATTCCGCCGAAAGGGCTTATCTTTGTGCCGTTTTTTGACGAGAAGGTTTATATCAACCGCGTCACGCTCGATCATACCTGCCCGCTTTCAAAAGAGACCGACTACAAAAAATGCGCGGTTAAAATTTACAAGGCGTAA
- a CDS encoding molybdopterin-dependent oxidoreductase codes for MQSREKIVKTTCPYCGTGCGIDLIVKDGRIVNARPTQAHHVNDGELCLKGMFGWEFVNSPKRLAKPMIRKKNGVFDRSGKLEEVSFEEAYDFVASKFKETVEKHGSNSIMGFSSARSNNEDNYIFQKFFRAQGSNNVDHCARLUHAPTVAGLANTLGNGTMTNDLVEFATDTDVFLLIGTNTSECHPIIAMQMQRGLQRGAKMIVVDPKRTDMAKKADIYLQIPVGANIKTLNTIMHVIIAENLQDDEFIKNYAHGYEYLKEAVKDFTPERFEAETGVKKELIVEAARLYGKAGTAAICYTMGITQFSDGTSNVFSLSNLAILTGNLGKRGAGVNPLRGQNNVQGACDMGALPNVIPAGAVNSAYAQEQARRVWHFELNPTPGFKLTIAPDKMDSGELKLLYVYGENPVMSDPWTEHFVHATHHLDCFIVQDLFFTESAQKADVVLPAAGWGEKDGTFLNTSRRVQRTRKASEPAPGVEPDWKVVCNIAQRMGLEGFDFLSAEEIWNEVRALMPKFFGGISYYRLDKLGGISWPCPDEDHPGTPVLYADHKSMLPDGKFRMVPVLYVDDKEERAKAEADFRAKMKIPDDYPVGSGALSEIPDEIYPCLFTTGRKVYHYHTGTMTRECRALEYGAGAEGALIEVSPDIARERELTEGCYALVKNKRGQIAAKLRINPDLKEGTIFTTFHYSEADGNELVHAGDLDPLSGIPPLKMTIANIRKLSESEFIEFRRQNEMSMHSEKPYLSPVHK; via the coding sequence ATGCAGTCCAGAGAAAAGATTGTCAAAACGACTTGTCCTTACTGCGGCACCGGCTGTGGTATCGATCTTATCGTAAAAGACGGCAGGATCGTAAACGCACGCCCTACGCAGGCCCACCACGTAAATGACGGCGAGCTATGCTTAAAAGGTATGTTCGGCTGGGAGTTCGTAAACTCTCCGAAACGCCTTGCCAAACCTATGATCCGTAAGAAAAACGGAGTATTTGATAGAAGCGGCAAACTTGAGGAGGTAAGCTTCGAGGAGGCTTATGATTTCGTAGCGTCTAAATTTAAAGAGACCGTCGAAAAACATGGCTCAAACTCGATAATGGGTTTTAGCTCGGCGCGCTCAAACAACGAAGATAACTACATTTTTCAGAAATTTTTCCGCGCTCAGGGCAGTAATAACGTCGATCACTGCGCCCGTCTTTGACACGCTCCTACAGTGGCAGGTCTTGCCAACACGCTAGGAAACGGCACAATGACGAACGATTTGGTAGAATTTGCTACCGATACGGACGTATTTTTGCTCATCGGCACCAACACGAGCGAGTGCCATCCGATCATCGCTATGCAGATGCAGCGAGGCTTGCAGCGCGGCGCTAAGATGATCGTCGTAGATCCGAAGCGCACCGATATGGCGAAAAAAGCGGACATCTATCTGCAAATCCCGGTGGGTGCGAACATTAAGACGCTAAATACCATTATGCACGTTATCATCGCCGAAAATTTGCAAGACGACGAGTTTATCAAAAACTACGCTCACGGCTATGAATATTTAAAAGAAGCGGTTAAGGACTTTACTCCCGAACGCTTCGAGGCTGAGACGGGCGTGAAAAAAGAGCTCATCGTAGAGGCTGCTAGACTTTACGGCAAAGCAGGCACCGCGGCGATCTGCTACACTATGGGTATCACGCAGTTTAGCGACGGTACCTCAAACGTCTTTTCGCTTTCAAATTTAGCTATTTTGACGGGAAATTTAGGTAAAAGAGGCGCAGGCGTAAATCCTTTGCGCGGTCAAAATAACGTCCAGGGCGCATGCGACATGGGCGCGCTACCTAATGTCATCCCGGCAGGCGCGGTAAATTCCGCTTACGCTCAGGAGCAGGCGCGCAGAGTATGGCACTTCGAGCTAAATCCAACTCCAGGCTTTAAGCTTACGATTGCTCCCGATAAGATGGATAGCGGCGAGCTGAAGCTGCTCTACGTTTACGGCGAGAACCCCGTAATGAGCGATCCTTGGACGGAGCACTTCGTGCATGCAACGCACCATCTGGATTGCTTTATCGTGCAGGATCTTTTCTTTACCGAGAGCGCACAGAAGGCCGACGTCGTACTACCTGCTGCCGGCTGGGGCGAGAAGGATGGCACCTTTTTAAACACTTCCCGCCGCGTTCAGCGCACGCGCAAGGCAAGCGAGCCGGCTCCTGGCGTAGAGCCTGATTGGAAGGTCGTTTGCAATATCGCACAAAGAATGGGACTTGAAGGGTTTGATTTTTTAAGCGCGGAAGAAATTTGGAACGAAGTGCGTGCGTTAATGCCTAAATTTTTCGGCGGTATTAGCTACTATAGGCTAGATAAGCTAGGCGGCATAAGCTGGCCATGTCCAGATGAAGATCATCCGGGCACACCGGTGCTTTACGCAGATCATAAATCGATGCTGCCTGACGGTAAATTTAGAATGGTGCCGGTACTTTACGTGGATGATAAAGAGGAGCGCGCTAAAGCTGAGGCGGATTTTAGAGCCAAGATGAAGATCCCGGATGATTATCCGGTAGGAAGCGGCGCGCTTAGCGAGATACCGGATGAAATTTATCCGTGCTTGTTTACGACCGGGCGCAAAGTCTATCACTACCACACCGGCACGATGACGAGAGAGTGCCGCGCGCTGGAATACGGTGCGGGCGCGGAAGGCGCGCTCATCGAGGTAAGCCCCGATATCGCACGCGAACGCGAGCTTACCGAAGGTTGCTACGCGCTCGTCAAAAATAAGCGCGGTCAGATCGCTGCGAAGCTTCGCATAAATCCGGATCTGAAAGAGGGCACGATCTTTACGACCTTCCATTACAGCGAGGCCGACGGCAACGAGCTCGTGCATGCGGGCGATCTGGATCCGCTATCGGGCATCCCGCCGCTAAAAATGACGATCGCAAATATCAGAAAGCTTAGCGAGAGCGAGTTTATCGAGTTCAGAAGACAAAACGAGATGTCGATGCACTCTGAAAAACCTTATCTATCGCCGGTTCATAAGTAG
- the fdhD gene encoding formate dehydrogenase accessory sulfurtransferase FdhD, with product MEPIYRAEIVKFKGDERRIVSDILVREIKLEILLNSKRFGALMATPSDQKALAVGYLLSENLISDASGIKSIELAPDGLSVNVCGEINEKRINSFDTEKVIISGCGRSSTANIDPAAMAARKVRSDAKFHKNEILNLMSEFYTQCELYEMTGCVHTAKLFTAGGEYFIGEDIAQHNTIDKSVGKAVLAGCDTQGSLLLVSGRLSSEMVAKAVMSGISALVSRTAPTSLGVVIARKFDLTLCGFARGENLNVYSGEERILS from the coding sequence ATGGAGCCGATTTATAGGGCGGAGATAGTTAAATTTAAAGGAGATGAAAGAAGGATCGTAAGCGATATCTTGGTGCGCGAGATCAAGCTTGAAATTTTACTAAACAGCAAGCGTTTCGGCGCGCTAATGGCGACTCCGAGCGATCAGAAAGCGCTTGCGGTAGGCTATTTGCTTAGCGAAAATTTGATCTCGGACGCAAGCGGTATAAAAAGCATCGAGCTCGCGCCTGACGGACTTAGCGTGAATGTATGCGGCGAGATAAACGAAAAGCGGATAAATAGCTTCGATACCGAAAAAGTCATCATCAGCGGCTGCGGGCGCAGCTCTACCGCAAATATCGATCCTGCAGCTATGGCGGCGCGCAAAGTCCGCTCGGACGCTAAATTTCATAAGAATGAAATTTTAAATTTGATGAGCGAGTTTTACACGCAGTGCGAGCTTTATGAGATGACGGGCTGCGTGCACACCGCAAAGCTCTTTACCGCGGGCGGCGAGTATTTTATCGGCGAGGATATCGCCCAGCACAATACCATCGATAAATCCGTCGGCAAGGCGGTCTTGGCGGGGTGCGATACGCAGGGCTCGCTTCTTTTGGTAAGCGGCAGGCTAAGCTCTGAAATGGTCGCCAAAGCCGTGATGAGCGGCATTAGCGCGCTTGTTTCGCGCACGGCTCCTACGAGCCTCGGCGTCGTGATCGCGCGTAAATTTGATCTTACCCTTTGCGGCTTCGCGCGCGGCGAAAATTTAAACGTCTATAGCGGCGAAGAGAGAATTTTGAGTTAA
- a CDS encoding chaperone NapD — translation MNISSVVIYLGANTDVAAFRKELQSIGGCEFVACEDGKAVATISAKSFEDEIAAFRAIEAIEGVSEAMMIYSYSDLDADIAAANSDNGEQIMRELDEKDPSQIKYGGKVRV, via the coding sequence ATGAATATTTCAAGCGTCGTGATTTATCTGGGCGCAAATACCGACGTAGCGGCGTTTCGCAAGGAGCTGCAAAGTATCGGCGGCTGCGAGTTCGTCGCGTGCGAGGACGGCAAGGCAGTAGCCACGATTAGCGCGAAGAGCTTCGAGGACGAGATCGCCGCATTTCGCGCGATAGAAGCCATAGAAGGCGTAAGCGAGGCAATGATGATCTACTCATACTCCGATCTGGACGCAGATATCGCCGCGGCAAACTCCGACAACGGCGAGCAGATAATGCGCGAGCTGGACGAAAAAGACCCGAGCCAGATCAAATACGGCGGCAAGGTGCGGGTCTAA
- the napG gene encoding ferredoxin-type protein NapG, giving the protein MNRREVLGILSLAAGVGVLGLGVANSSEHARLRPPGAISEKEFLSKCLKCGLCVEACPFDTLKLASFCDHAIANGTPFFIPREIPCYMCDDIPCVAACPSDALDKSLVSEGSKLNVRLSKMGVAVIDTEHCIAYAGIQCDACVRNCPVMDKALRIDYRHNNRTEKHALLVPVVDSDYCTGCGKCEHACVTKKAAISVVERERVIGISSDNYVKGWIKGDDAKLKDADTKIKLDPQKSKDYLNEEDLMEGARQ; this is encoded by the coding sequence ATGAATAGGCGTGAGGTCTTAGGTATTCTTTCTTTAGCTGCAGGCGTAGGCGTTTTGGGGCTCGGAGTCGCAAACTCCAGCGAGCACGCCAGACTCCGCCCGCCCGGAGCTATAAGCGAGAAAGAATTTCTTAGCAAATGCCTAAAGTGCGGACTTTGTGTCGAGGCGTGCCCATTTGATACGCTTAAGCTTGCGAGCTTTTGCGATCATGCTATTGCAAACGGCACGCCGTTTTTTATCCCGCGCGAAATTCCATGCTATATGTGCGACGACATACCTTGCGTCGCGGCCTGTCCTAGCGACGCACTAGATAAAAGCTTAGTAAGCGAAGGCTCCAAGCTTAACGTGCGTCTATCCAAAATGGGCGTTGCGGTCATAGATACCGAACATTGCATCGCTTATGCCGGTATTCAATGCGACGCGTGCGTGCGAAACTGCCCCGTAATGGACAAGGCGCTTAGGATCGATTACCGTCACAACAACCGCACCGAAAAGCACGCCCTACTCGTGCCCGTCGTAGATAGCGACTACTGCACGGGTTGCGGTAAGTGCGAGCATGCCTGCGTCACGAAAAAGGCTGCTATCAGCGTCGTGGAACGCGAGCGCGTCATAGGAATTTCCAGCGATAACTACGTCAAAGGCTGGATCAAGGGCGACGACGCGAAGCTAAAGGACGCAGACACCAAAATCAAGCTCGATCCGCAAAAGAGCAAGGACTACTTAAACGAGGAGGATCTAATGGAGGGGGCTAGACAATGA
- a CDS encoding ankyrin repeat domain-containing protein, translating to MKSFKLRFIYAICVVVVCALYLLAERSGLVERKQTHFTVTSDTNVSKVPGLSKYVTQEEVDSFAFRYWDIDYNSNPKNVFKEPTIDVELKRLLKSKQTDKILKFMKDNNLSVDHTMHGGVTPVMYSSFWDDTNTTQELIKLGADIHKKDEYKLSAMAYAIENNATKAVRLLLDNGVKFEEVKMVQGYIVCPRYSDDTEIIVGNNIDIKLRTECLINHDHSKDPVYPLNYAIYSNLIEIADMMLQRGMKPKAYEGPLYYLSNSSIPFQRKEIFKRSIYTFLPRDMMYKDKLKLLIKHNIDGLPDKDDFIVARNNCLNNTAMSIKEKESYINHMNDYCYGEKILESYDWALRGRWEVKNNEEKDKGTDRYWKEKDFIKFFGYMPNDKKCTKLEPDIKILNFYNMKIDRYKALCGNGLSDEEILQKNSLKDKNSTEAFDIETFFKYLNFEEMLEEAKVKILHNGEKIDIKDYAEILRQEAAKKLDSNQ from the coding sequence TTGAAAAGCTTCAAACTTCGGTTTATTTACGCTATCTGCGTGGTGGTCGTATGTGCGCTGTATCTATTAGCCGAAAGATCGGGTCTTGTGGAGCGCAAACAAACCCATTTTACCGTTACTTCAGATACAAACGTCTCAAAAGTGCCGGGTCTTAGCAAATACGTAACTCAAGAAGAGGTCGATAGCTTTGCGTTTCGCTACTGGGATATAGATTACAATTCAAATCCGAAAAACGTATTTAAAGAACCCACCATTGACGTAGAGCTAAAAAGACTTTTAAAAAGCAAGCAAACTGATAAAATTTTAAAATTTATGAAAGATAATAATTTATCTGTCGATCATACTATGCACGGAGGGGTAACACCCGTAATGTATTCTAGCTTTTGGGATGATACAAATACCACTCAAGAGCTTATAAAGCTAGGTGCGGATATACATAAAAAAGATGAATACAAGCTATCCGCTATGGCTTATGCGATAGAAAACAATGCTACTAAAGCAGTAAGACTACTTTTGGATAACGGCGTTAAATTTGAAGAAGTCAAAATGGTGCAGGGCTATATAGTTTGCCCTAGATATTCTGACGACACCGAAATCATAGTTGGCAACAATATAGATATAAAATTACGTACTGAGTGTCTAATCAATCATGATCACTCAAAAGATCCTGTTTATCCATTAAACTATGCAATATATAGTAACCTTATAGAAATTGCCGATATGATGCTACAAAGAGGTATGAAACCGAAAGCATATGAAGGTCCTTTGTATTATTTAAGTAATAGCAGCATTCCATTTCAGCGAAAAGAAATATTTAAAAGATCTATTTATACTTTTCTTCCGCGGGATATGATGTATAAAGATAAATTAAAATTATTAATAAAACATAATATAGATGGCTTGCCTGATAAAGATGACTTTATTGTAGCCCGCAACAATTGTCTGAATAATACAGCCATGTCTATAAAAGAGAAGGAGTCTTACATAAACCATATGAATGATTACTGCTATGGAGAGAAGATTTTAGAATCATACGATTGGGCTCTTCGAGGCAGATGGGAAGTTAAAAATAACGAAGAAAAAGATAAAGGAACCGATAGATACTGGAAAGAAAAAGATTTTATAAAATTTTTCGGCTATATGCCAAATGATAAAAAATGTACTAAGCTAGAACCGGATATTAAAATATTAAATTTCTACAATATGAAAATAGATAGATATAAAGCTCTTTGCGGCAATGGGCTAAGTGATGAAGAGATTTTGCAAAAAAACAGCCTTAAAGATAAAAATAGTACCGAGGCATTCGACATTGAGACATTTTTTAAATATTTAAATTTTGAGGAAATGCTAGAGGAAGCGAAAGTGAAAATTCTACATAACGGCGAGAAAATAGATATAAAAGATTATGCCGAAATTCTAAGACAAGAAGCGGCTAAAAAACTAGATAGTAATCAATAA
- a CDS encoding LysR family transcriptional regulator, translated as MEIDIKIDDKKASEIKRLILNLLNPSGKLDCGAAFKIAAKLGVDASVVGDLAAREGIRIDRCELGQFGKLQCSGGSIKALQKLDPLLDEKRRIFCRDARAVASGGVGFDTVRSTLKEHGIDVKYCQLGCFKEKKGKRMRVKTKTWIENAQGELIFGKGKTEVLDVIAQTGSISKAAEVLGMNYKKCWSHLQILQKNLQEELFSTKQGGGNAAGTTLNARAYELIAAYKQLQSDIENYANERFKELFLKKEGEKDASKAKDKNH; from the coding sequence ATGGAGATAGATATCAAGATAGACGATAAAAAAGCAAGCGAGATCAAAAGGCTGATTTTAAATTTACTAAATCCGAGCGGCAAGCTCGATTGCGGCGCGGCGTTTAAGATCGCTGCCAAATTAGGCGTAGATGCAAGCGTCGTAGGAGATCTCGCGGCGCGCGAAGGGATACGGATAGATCGCTGCGAACTCGGTCAATTCGGCAAGCTGCAATGTAGCGGAGGTAGCATAAAAGCGCTGCAAAAGCTAGATCCGCTTTTGGATGAGAAAAGACGGATTTTTTGCCGTGACGCCCGAGCCGTAGCTAGCGGCGGAGTGGGGTTTGATACAGTGCGCTCTACGCTTAAGGAGCACGGCATAGACGTGAAATATTGTCAGCTGGGCTGCTTTAAGGAGAAGAAAGGCAAAAGAATGAGGGTAAAAACAAAAACTTGGATCGAAAATGCGCAGGGCGAGCTCATTTTCGGCAAGGGCAAAACCGAAGTGCTGGACGTGATCGCCCAAACGGGCTCCATCTCTAAGGCCGCCGAGGTTTTGGGGATGAACTATAAAAAGTGCTGGAGCCATCTGCAAATTTTACAAAAAAATCTGCAAGAGGAGCTCTTTAGCACTAAGCAAGGCGGCGGCAATGCCGCAGGCACGACACTAAATGCGCGCGCCTATGAGCTGATCGCCGCGTATAAACAGCTGCAAAGCGATATAGAAAACTACGCAAACGAGCGCTTTAAGGAGCTTTTTTTGAAAAAAGAGGGCGAGAAAGACGCAAGTAAAGCGAAAGATAAAAACCATTAA